The nucleotide sequence CATCCATACATCAATGTGACGGTCTTTCTTTATGACTGAAAGAAAGGCTGGATGAACATTTTAGCAAGAATTTACAAAGCGGAGGGTCGCAATGGAGTTTTTCTTTAAAAAAGAAAAAAACAATCACAATTAAAAGAACAGCATGCCGAAGAAACGGATAATGTACCTGCTAAGTCGGAAGATGAAAAAGAATCTTTTTATTACAATCAAGAGACGGGTCTCCATTTCTCCATCCGCTATATCTCTACTCTTATAGACGAGAAGGTCGTGGAAAAGGATGTTTTGCCGTACTTATTGGACAAGCCATTTGCCTCCATTGAAGATGTAAAAAAGATCCTTCCAATTGAAGACGTACAAGTAGAGACAGATGAAAGGCTCATTGAGGACAAGCTTTTTAAAGGATACCTCGTACTCAAAGCAAAGAACGAGAAAGAAAAAGGATGTTTTGCTTTTATTGATGCTAAAGAAACCCTTGTTCGGTCGCTCTCCCCCCTGAGGTCGAAACGGCTGTTATTGGCCCAAAAGAAGCATTTATTGAATCGATCGATAAAAACATCAACCTTTTAAGAACAAGGCTGCCCGTTAAGGAGCTGATGATCGAAGAGTACACAATCGGTTCTATATCGAAAACAAGAACGGCGCTTTTGTATATTGAGAATATTGCCAATCTGGAAAACGTCAATACGATGCGTGAACGGCTACAGCGAATTGACTTTGATTTGATTAACGATAGTGCCTATATCGAGCAGATTGTGGCTGACAATAAAAAATCATTATTTCCGCAAATGCTTGATACAGAGAGAACCGATCGAGCAGCATCCGCGCTTGTGGAAGGAAAATTGATTGTCATAGTTGACGGCTCTCCTCATGCGTTAATCGGTCCGACCAACCTGGTGGAGTTTTTTAGTTCATCTGAAGATTATCTATTAAATTGGATGATGGCTTCTGCCTTGCGTTTAATTCGCTTGTTTGCTGTTGTATTTTCCATTTTAATTACGCCGATGTATGTAGCCGTGTTGACCTATCATTATGAGCTGATTCCCAAAGACTTGATGGCTACATTGATTACTTCCAGACAGGCGATTCCTTTTCCGCCTGTGATAGAGGCGCTTATTCTTGAGCTCGTTATTGAACTGCTCAGGGAAGCTGGAGCACGGCTGCCCACTAAAATTGGGCAAACCATTGGTATCGTTGGCGGGATTGTTATCGGGACAGCCTCTGTTGAAGCCGGCTTAACAAGTAATGTTTTATTAATTCTAGTGGCTCTTGCCGCTCTTGCTTCTTTTGCCACTCCAGTCTATAAGATGGGCAATGTGATCCGCTTTCTGCGCTTTCCTTTTCTTTTGTTTGCTCAGCTTTGGGGACTGCTTGGGGTCGTCTTTTGTTTGCTTATTGTGATTACTCATTTGCTTCGTCTTACGTCATTAGGGCGCCCTTACTTTGAACCACTGTACCCGCCAAGGTGGAGAGATTTAAAAGATTCATTCATTAGAATGTCTTTTGATAAACAAATCCGGCGTCCATCTTATTTGCAGGCACAGAAGCCGATCCGCTTTAAACCGGATGAGCAAAAAAAACGTCATGATATTGAAGAGTAACCAGCGGAGGTTTTTCGTATGCAGCCAATAGAAGCACAAAGGAAGATAGATCCTTTTATTGTTTTTTTTGTTATTATCTCAACACAGATCGGTGTAGGGATTCTCGGCTTTCAGCAGCTGCTTGCCCAGAGCGCCGGTTATGACTCGTGGATATCGGTCATCATTGCCGGCGTTGCGACTCATATTGTTATGTTTATGATATATAAAATGCTCAACGAGGAAGATGCTGGTTTAGCCTCTATTCATGAGCGAGTATTTGGCAAGTGGCTCGGCAAGCTGTTCAATCTACTCTTTGCTGGTTATTTTCTGCTGGGGCTTCTTACGGTCACGCGTACGTATATTGAACTTGTACAAGTATGGATGTTTCCAGGTATAAGTGTATTCTTATTTACTTTTTTCTTTTTCTTGCTTGTTTTTTATATTGTCAGCGGCGGGTTTCGTGTCATTAGCGGGTTATCATTTTTTTCTGTTGTTTTGCCGATCTATCTTCTCATTGTTTTTCTCTTTGTCATTCCTTACACTGATTTTTATAACTTTTTTCCAATATATGAGCATTCCACAAAAGAGATATTGCAGGCCTCAAGGGATTTAACGTTAATTACGTTAGGGTACGAAACGCTTTTAGTCTTTTACCCTTTTATACAAAATGGCCAGCGGTCAAAAAAGTGGGCACACTTTGGTCTGTTATTTACAACGATTGTTTATCTGTACTCGACAATTCTTTCTTTCGCCTATTTTAGCGAAGAGCAATTACAGGAAACGATATGGCCTACCTTGTCCATGCTAAAAATTGTCCAATTTCCATTTATAGAGCGCTTGGAATATATCGGAGTCGTCAATTGGAACATTATTATTATTCCAAACGTCTGCATTTATTTATGGTGTGCCAGCCGATTGTTTAAACAGACAGTGAAAATCAAACAACGGAAATCTGCTATCGGGGTGTTGTGTATTTTTCTTTTTATCACTCCGCAGCTGGAGACAAGGATTCAAGTGGATAAACTGAATGATTATTTTAGCAATGTCGGGTTTGTTATCAATTATCTTTATATTCCTCTTCTCTTTATCTTGCTGTTCATTGTGAAGAAGGTGAAAAAGAAATGATTAAAAAAGGTGTCCTGCTTATTCTTTGCTTTTTCCTGTCGGGGTGTATTCAAAAAAGCATCATTGATGAAGTTCATACGCAAAGAGGGGTAGGGTATGACACAGCATCGAACGATAAAATTCGCGGAACGATTTTGCTGGCAGAATACAGTACAGATCGAACAACTAAAAATGTAACGATGAGCGTGGTGGATCAATCGAGTGTCAATATATTAAATAAGGCCCAAAGACAATCAGACGCAACCATTGTGTATGGATCGCTGAAACTCGTACTTTTTAGTGAAGCCATCGCAAAAAAAGAGATCATTGAGATCAGTGATGCTTTTGTACGGGATGCAAGAATTGGATCAAGAGTCTACTTTGCTATTTCAGAGGGAAGAGCTCAGGAGATGCTAGAGGGGGACTATGGAAAACAAGGAAATGCGACATACATTTCACAAACATTAGAACACAATATTGCAAGTGGAGACGTTCCGAGAACGAACCTTCATTTATTTGTGTATAATTACACCCAGCAAGGAAAGACTGCCTACTTGCCCATGGTTAAGAAGCTCAATGAAGATAGAATCGATATTTCGGGCATTGGCTTATTAGATTGGCAAGGGCGTCTGATTGACAAAGTTTCCAACGATGATATGTTCTATTTTAAGTTGCTCGTTGACAAATACAGCGCCGGAACGAAAACAGTCAAATTAGACGGCGATCGGGCTACCATAAAAAGCATTCGTTCAGAAAATAAAATAAAAGTAAGCAAAAAAATCCTTTTAGCTTCAAGATTAACATAAAGATAGAAGGGATTATTCAAGAATACAGAGGGAGACGTTTAACCCCTCAAAAAATAAAGGAGTTTGAAAAGGCATTCGCTCAGCAAATTACTGAAAGTACAAAAAAACAAATCAAGCATTTTCAGTATCTTGGCATTGACCCGATTGGTTTGGGACGCAAAGCCAAGCAGCAAACGAGAAATTTTGATTTTAAAAAATGGAAAGAAGAATATAAAGATGTCACGGTTCAAGTAAATACCGATGTGGTCGTTTTGGAAAGCGGGGTTGTTCAGTAAGTTTCATAACGTAGACTTAAAGAAAATGGACGAATGATACCAAATACGTTCTTTCTTTAAGAAATGCGCTGCCAAGGATGCAAGCAGGACAACAAATCTATCCTTGGCAGTTTTCTCTGAGGAGAGTCGAACTTATAGGTGAAAATCGAAAAAGGATGGGAGCAGTCCAGAGCAAGGCATTCTTTACCATAAGATGAGAAGCGCCACCTGCCCGATTTACTCCTTTTCCCTGACCAAACGTTCTCTATCGGGTACTCCGGGTGGCTGTTCAAGCCAGTTATGCTTGATCATAATATCAGCCCCACTTTTGGCGAGCCGGGAAATCTCCAGTGACAACCGTTCGTAATTAACCACCAAGTCACTTCTTTGGCTGACAGAAGC is from Bacillus sp. PK3_68 and encodes:
- a CDS encoding spore germination protein, with the translated sequence MDKNINLLRTRLPVKELMIEEYTIGSISKTRTALLYIENIANLENVNTMRERLQRIDFDLINDSAYIEQIVADNKKSLFPQMLDTERTDRAASALVEGKLIVIVDGSPHALIGPTNLVEFFSSSEDYLLNWMMASALRLIRLFAVVFSILITPMYVAVLTYHYELIPKDLMATLITSRQAIPFPPVIEALILELVIELLREAGARLPTKIGQTIGIVGGIVIGTASVEAGLTSNVLLILVALAALASFATPVYKMGNVIRFLRFPFLLFAQLWGLLGVVFCLLIVITHLLRLTSLGRPYFEPLYPPRWRDLKDSFIRMSFDKQIRRPSYLQAQKPIRFKPDEQKKRHDIEE
- a CDS encoding GerAB/ArcD/ProY family transporter, with the protein product MQPIEAQRKIDPFIVFFVIISTQIGVGILGFQQLLAQSAGYDSWISVIIAGVATHIVMFMIYKMLNEEDAGLASIHERVFGKWLGKLFNLLFAGYFLLGLLTVTRTYIELVQVWMFPGISVFLFTFFFFLLVFYIVSGGFRVISGLSFFSVVLPIYLLIVFLFVIPYTDFYNFFPIYEHSTKEILQASRDLTLITLGYETLLVFYPFIQNGQRSKKWAHFGLLFTTIVYLYSTILSFAYFSEEQLQETIWPTLSMLKIVQFPFIERLEYIGVVNWNIIIIPNVCIYLWCASRLFKQTVKIKQRKSAIGVLCIFLFITPQLETRIQVDKLNDYFSNVGFVINYLYIPLLFILLFIVKKVKKK
- a CDS encoding Ger(x)C family spore germination protein, translating into MIKKGVLLILCFFLSGCIQKSIIDEVHTQRGVGYDTASNDKIRGTILLAEYSTDRTTKNVTMSVVDQSSVNILNKAQRQSDATIVYGSLKLVLFSEAIAKKEIIEISDAFVRDARIGSRVYFAISEGRAQEMLEGDYGKQGNATYISQTLEHNIASGDVPRTNLHLFVYNYTQQGKTAYLPMVKKLNEDRIDISGIGLLDWQGRLIDKVSNDDMFYFKLLVDKYSAGTKTVKLDGDRATIKSIRSENKIKVSKKILLASRLT